tatttttggtTTCGTCGATTAAATTAGTTTAGGCCCTCATATCAAATTGGACCGAGTGTAGCTATTTCACACCGACGGTACCATTCAGTTTGGTGTGCACGGTGCCTGCGCTCGGAAACCTTTTGGGTAATATCAATTTCTCTTTCTCTGAGTTCCAGTAGCCCCTACACCAAGGCTTCGGACAGTAGAGATGAGAACTAAACACTAATTATCCTACGAGATTCTTGCGCCTGAACTTTTTCAGTCAAACAGTCCATTTATGTGGTCCTTCCTTAAAAGGCGTGTGACATGCCTTTTTAGTGACGTACAAGCAAGGCATCTTTCGAACATGGGATTCTTGATTCGGTAATTTTGCTATTTTCGGCCTCTAAGAAGGTTAGAATTTACTTGTTTACAAGCTCACTTGTACGTTGTAGAAGGATAGAAGCTAGAAAATGCTTAAGACTGTCAAGAATTGCGATGTTTCTACAACAGCCATCCAGGTGTTGCTCAGATCGGTTATTCGTTCAGTAAACACTGTTGAACGAAAGATTCAGAagataacaattttgaacagaaaataggGATAAACCCCCTTCTATAGTCACTGGATTTATAAGGTTAGCTTAAAatatagatttttttttatttaataggatCACTAAGCACTAagatttgcttcgaattttgGGTTTGAGACTCGATTCAAGAATTCGATTGTTTGCAGAGGTAGTGATCTTCCCGAAATAGAACgtgcatttttaaatttcgtactgtaattaaaagccccaaactaatctttatatccTTGGAAAGAACACcatttccactaatcacaacCGTAACCTCAAGTGATTCGTAGTTATACGACATAAGGAAAATGTATCTACAAAAATGctacaaaattaaatttttttaccCATAAAATATAGCTGATTTTTAAACACTCGTCGTGAATTCAAAATTAGACGAAGAATCCCGGGTTTCGGCGTAAATAATCTGCCAATACTTCGCacaaaaatatacaaattgaagaaaagcgaCCTTGCTTTTGCAGTTTTCACGAGCGAAGTTCTTGTGTTCATACTTGCGGCACttatgtccgccatttttgtagtGGTCGGCatcttttataatttttgcgaattttctggaaaacaaaagtacatcagaacaaaacaaatataccacgtttattaactcatcatggggtatctctgGGCCAAATATGACGGTAGTCTTTTTTGGACCATGTACCACCTCTCACTCGGTCACGAAAGAAAGCCGCTCTTAAATTGTAGCTTGTTCGCTTTCAAATTTCACGCTTCATTGCGTCACTCTTATACTAAGGCGTGCTTAATGCAGTTAAGAAAGATTTGGAGCGGCTTAAATTTCGACAGCAAATGTGTTTTGGGAGAAAAAGCTTTAACATAAGAGGGAACATTTTTTTTGCTGGTAAGAAAACATTTGTGTGGAAATTGCCGGAGAAAACGAGATAACTAAGTGTTCCAGTTGCACTCCGCACCAAAATGAAATCTCCGATAAAGTTCTCTCTTCTCGCAAGATCAAGGAGACACCTATTTGTAGCtcagaaactttatttaaatgatGTGCAAGGAGCTTGACAACACAACACTATTTAACTGTATAAAATACAAGGGAACATGATTAGAGCCAACCCTGAACAATCTATTGTTATAGCAGTAAATTCGAAAGTTCCTTCTGATCAGTAATCACGCAGATTAAATGGTTCGTTTACAGCAGAAAAAACTGTTCTAACTTGTTTTACGCTTGGGACTAACCAAAAACAAGACTTACAGATTAATCCCTTCTTTATAATCTTTAGTGGCCGTCTATGGGCGTTCTAGTATCGATCAAATGTAAACTTGACGTCTTCTACGCTGGAGCCAGTGATAATCAGCTTATACTCTCCCTTCTTGATGTTGTAATCACCTTGGATGTGAGCAAGAAGCGAATAATCCATGTTGACGGTTTTGTAGACATTCTGGCCTGACTGGAACAACTGGTACATATGGTCATCCTCCTTTTCCTTTGAAAGAGTAATGCGGATGTAATGGCCTTCTTCAAGCTTTTGCTGATTATCACACCACGGCGTCCACATATCTCCCGTCGGCTTCTGCTTTCCAGGATCGCAAATCACAGAATCGGGAGTCAAGGGGAACATTTCAGTCGCTGATTCGACGTTGTAGACTTTCACTTTGTAGGTGTCCGAGTCATTTTGAACGACGGTGATGTTGCGTACGTCAGCAAGTCCCTgactcgtaaattttttcaaagaccacaaattgcactcgccctacgggctcgagCAATTTtcttagtctttgaaaaaatttactcgtgcttatttattccaaattgcactcgaaatcaattgattacctatacaaacaatAAAGCAATGCTAATTGCAAAGTCACCGGAAGGATTCCATTTCCCGGAGGACTatttacagcaacaaaaaacaatagaccatattcgtattctcagtattggactggaactagcttgcaatggaggctaatgcgaggaaagcttttcaaatgcaaataatttttaatatattcccacgcattagcctccattgcaagctagttctagtccaatactgagaatacgaatatggtctattgtttaGGCGATACTGGCTTGGTGGCCGAAAAGTTCGTGAATTAACGAAAGTCATGGCAACTGTGTTAAGCTGGTACCTTAACAAAATGTCTTATTTCAGTTACAAGGAAATTTTGGAGAGGCGAACTGAACTCTTCAACTAATTAATGGAGATGTATTTTACTCTTTCCTGctgctaaatttctttgaaagcaAGACTTGATGCAATTGTTCTATtattgcagaagatatccatacccaattatcCAGCGAAGTTGTTTGGGGTTaatcttatgccctttgtaaattttaatgtagattcatacttaccttgtggctcacgcttaaagaacgaggtaaacgcgtttccctctgtttctcctccatgtttattttcattgattgcttttgaaatttgttGTATTGgcaggtactgttagttctcggcttaTGCTTAAAGAACGCGGTAAACATGcccgtttccctctgtttctcctccatgtttattttcactgattgcttttgaaattcgttgtattggcaggtactgttagttctcggcttatgcttaaagaacgaggtaaacatgcccgtttccctctgtttctcctccatgtttattttcactgattgcttttgaaattcgttgtattggcaggtactgttagttctcggcttatgcttaaagaacgaggtaaacatgcctgtttccctctgtttctcctccatgtttattttcactgattgcttttgaaattcgttgtATTGGCAGGTAATGTTAGTTCTCGGCTtatgcttaaagaacgaggtaaacatgcctgtttccctctgtttctcctccatgtttaatttcactgattgcttttgaaattcggtgtattggcagggtactgttagttctcggctcacgctcAAAGGGGTCAAACATGCAAGGGGTCACTGgcactaatgagatgcaattgtcggatagaaaactttacttgtcggatcgtccaaaaatttctcttttttccgaTAGGATccagttgacagtattggacatggatgtcaaaaactgaagggtgaactcatgcatgaTCTAAttacgtcattagcgtgctcaataagaatatgaagcacgctagcaccgttgaatttatgttataatggCTTTTAAGATGTACTATATCGAAAACAAGCTGGATTTTGGTTCTTTTGATGATAAAACGGGTTGATCAAAATCTTCAAAGACGACGTAACTTTGTTGGCGAACGTGACTTTCCCACGGCAAAATGTCTGGCTCATAGCACGATCACGAAATTTGTGACCTCAATAGTGCAAAGCGctattgaaaaacaaaggtTATGCAAAACCTTGGGGGCAAGCAATGTGAATTTATGGACTATAGGAGATCTGCAAATAGAGAATATGAATAAATCCACCACAAACATTCTTGACAACCAGCTGTTTGACGAGTTTTCGACACGGTCTCCATAAGAAGGGCGGACTAATACCTGCCCAGGAgcgagggagcgtctctattgtcttcacctattcgcccacgaccgactcatcactaccaagGCTTcggttggcttggttagtttagcgtggagaagccattgatgtagaacaaagaaaggacaaatactggcttttgtTAACAGGTTATTTAGCAACTTCTCGCAGTACCTGCCGTACACTCCAGCCAGGGTTTCGAGGTCGCTGCTTGGTTAGCGCAATTCAAGTTTCATAAGATTTCTACGCTGCATCTGCATTTAGACGGTAAGAAGGTGTTATTAATTTATAGGTTTCACTCTAGCTCCTGCCCTAAAAAATGCCgacttgaaataatttaaaGTAGTAACAATTTGTTGGGGTCAGTCGATAAAAATCCCAAAGTGTGACCAATGAAATGAAAGCAACGAGCAGTACTTTTTGAAGCTTTTATGTTTGCTATGTTGTACAAGTCGTAAAACGTGCGCGTGGTTCTAAGTTTCGAAGCTGGATAAAATTTGAAGTTGCGGCCATTCACAGCCACCAGCTAAGCAGACCGGAGCAGCTCCGCTTGCTTTCGATTTTTCAAATAATATAAAATTTGCATCGGGACTTTCAAGTGAAGATCATTTTGGTGCGGAGTGCAACTGGAACACTTAGTTATCTCGTTTTCTCCGGCAATTTCCACACAAATGTTTTCTTACCAGCAAAAAAATGCTCCCTCTTATGTTAAAGCTGATGAGCTAAATCGCTTATTTTTTCTCCCAAAACACATTTGCTGTCGAAATTTACCTCGAAATTTAACCCGCTCCAAATCTTTCTTAACTACATTAAGCACGCCTTAGTATAAGAGTGACGCAATGAAGCGCGAAATTTGAAAGCGAACAAGCTACAATTTAAGAGCGGCTTTCTTTCGTGACCGCGTGAGAGGTGGCACATGGTCCAAAAAAGACTACCGTCATATTTGGCtcagagataccccatgatgagttaataaacgtggtatatttgttttgttctgatctacttttgttttccagaaaattcgcaaaaattaTACAAGATGCCGACCactacaaaaatggcggacataaGTGCCGCAAGTATGAACACAAGAACTTCGCtcgtgaaaactgaaaaagcaAGGTCGCTTTTAttcaatttgtatatttgtgtgCGAAGTATTGGCAGATTATTTACGCCGAAACCCAGGATTGATGgtgaaaaaccacaaaaaaagcaaaactaatCGTTTTGAAGATATTAAATCCATTTTCTGCTGTGCTTATTAGAACACCCGGGAGCTGGTGGTGCCAATGAATCTACTTTACATCGTTTTGGCCATGAAACAATAGTGGGAATCAACAAAGATATTCGTTGCTCAGCATGAGCTTGAAGCAGTGAAACATAGAGCCGTCCATAAACCATGTTTTCCAAATAAAGCTTTGCATTCCAACATTCCAGGGTCTGGGAGACAACCATAGCTGCAACACTTCATAGTCTATGACATAAAATAAGTCCCTTTCGGTGTCTTTTGGTTCTCtttacaaaatttttttaaGAGTTTCGTTTGCTTGCTGTTTCAGCAAGGTCGTCTTTATTTGTGAAATACACGACCTTTATAGAAGgagtttaatgattttttttaggGACACACTCGCTGTTtctctgaagagtgccacacaacAAAATGAGGCGACGTCGGCAGAATCCATGATTCGGCAACAAGTTAGTAATTAAGGTGGCTGTAGTAAGTTTTacaagggttcaagaggtgtataccatagatgtgcaaatttatttatttttttgcatcaatattctgataacaaataaaaacccctatataagaccattgctgcttcaaatgaCCGTCTTGGAAGTtcaaggggcacgaaacgggaagaccgtgcacgattagggggcctgggaacgaactggaaacgtgtgttttacgggaaactgaccggtacgaccacacctaaaattcAGTAGTGTTGCAGCTCTCGTAAGATACAATATGATTGGCCTgatacccaaaaccaaaacaaaagactaaacaatAGATTCTGTGAATTATCATTAAGAAAAATAGAAGCTGCTACAATAGCAATAGACAATATAATGACGGTTGTTGTTTtagccttttgttttggttttgggtatcgagccaatcacattgtatctTACGAGAGCCTTTACATGActcctaaaattttgtctgtttcaccgtcaactaccaaagaacatccttacaaagtaaaaaaaaaactgctaggcagtttttttataattaatttgttttcgatttttgactttttcattaatcaTGAAAAAACTACCTTGCAGACTTTTTTTtcatgtcacccgaaatacgcccgaaaagtttcgggacttttgagaaacaggcccttgGCCCCAATTGTTCAATAGTTGGATAGTACTACCCAGAGGAAAATTGCTACCAAAACCTATTCAGCCGTctactggatagtgatttatccaatggatagtggtATCCGACCTTTGAAAACCTAGGGCCTGATCACTAGGATCATTTCGACTGACAACGAAGTTCGCGTTGAAAATAACTTGAACCCCGAGGTAACGAGCTTCGGTAGAATCTGGTCAGCCTGGTGAGTAATCTATAAACAGGCGTTATTGGGGATGTTCGTTTGTGGCACGAGGCGTGAGacattagagaggttaagcatgacgtacgtttacggcaaacggcaaacagtaggcagctgcgtgtcacaaaaggatgaaaatttacgtttttccacttgtctcactcttttgagaagttactctATACATCTaggtaacagacaagaaaggggcttaaataaatcaagtttctccgtgttttggcaaaaagaaaatttcatcttgccgtttgccgtaaacttcatgcttaatctctctattcATGTTACGCGCGTTACACCACATAGTCCAGTGAGCGCCCCATTAACCCCTGTCATGCAGGCTACCTGGTGAGTTAAGTGGAACAGTTACTCAGCATCAAACGCCCTTTCTCAGGGCTTCATTCACCACTCCATAGAGGTTCCCGAATACTTCTAAAATATTTAGTCTTGAAAGCTAACACGCGTGCTCAGAAGAGGATAACTACCGGGTAAAGAGCCCCTTCATTTCCTAATGGCTGCTAGTAACTGATATTGTGTAAGTAACATTTTTATCACATACCATGCGGATGAAGAGTAGATGTGGTGGAACTTCCAATTTTTTTCTACTTTCCTCGGGTTTCTGGTCGTCTCTCTCTCCACTGCTAAGTCCAACAACGTGACTTGGTTATCGGAACCTGATGCTGCAAACACGGAGCTATCAGAAGGATGCCATTCAACTGATGTGATGGGAGCTGTGTGGTGTTTGAACACTGCAACTGCTACACCACTGAGAACAGAAACAATATAAATAATGATGAACATAAAGTAACTTTAAAAAGTTCAACCTTCTTCATTATGATTGCAAACCGATCCATATTACTGAACAAAAAATACGCCTCCCcacctcacccccccccccggacAAAATCAATGTGGAGATAACTCTTACTTGCTTGCTCCGTGAACCACAATTTGTTGAGTGTGATGGGGACAGAGGTATGGTGTGCCTAATTTTGAGGATGCGGTTCAAAAAAACGAACGTTGGTGAAAGTGaattttcatcttcatcatGATCCTCCCAGTTATTAACGCCACTTAAGTAGAAGCGCGTAAGACGGAGcgggtcattatgtgggtcgatgataCTAAAGCCCGACCTGCTTAATGACCAGCTTCCTGTTGGCTTCTTACCCGCTACTACTTAAGTAGAGTTAATAACTTCAAAGATCAtacattgaaatttcatttcaatccgcagttcaaaggCATGAACCTTCGTGTATCAAAATCATTTAGAAAATACCTCAAGGAAAATACGcgtgctgattggttaataatcgtgtttcttctttcttcgtgaactcgaaaaagctgtggaaagactcgcctgcggctcgtgttcccacagcatttctcgttctcccaaacctccactcgtgtttctataactcgacagaaacacggaaaatgttttctacctCTCAAATATGGGTTGGTGAAAGGATTGTACATCCGATATCTTGTGTCCTCCCTTGGCAATAATgagttaaacaaagaaaaaaatagagaTTTGATTGATAGCAAAGGCGATGAGAGGAGTGGAGACTCCGAAAAAACAACTGTTATAACATGAATCACTTTGAATCTGACCGTTGAGGATTTCGAGCCTTTATCATATTAATGGGGCGGGAGCAAAAGTACTAGCCTGTGTCGCAGGCAGACTAAACCGCAGGAATAGTCAGTCTAAATATATACATTTAGCTTTTTTTCTCCAAGATTGCGCGTAGGCAAGAGAGAAAAGAGGGAGATTTTCCTTCTCTTCCCCACCCCTCTCGCTTTTTGCTTTCACCCCACAAAGAAACCACACGGAAAGTCCTGTACGCTACATAGAGGACGCTTCTGCGTTTCTCGAATACGGAAGAACGCAGAGCgtggtataataaaacaaaacaaaaaggacaaAACTTCTATCTTGCCCATTACCTCTGAAACTGACGCAGATCCCAGATTTTATATAATGACACCATCATCGCCACCAGAAACA
Above is a genomic segment from Acropora muricata isolate sample 2 chromosome 1, ASM3666990v1, whole genome shotgun sequence containing:
- the LOC136917818 gene encoding uncharacterized protein — protein: MVLMLMLFPGTEMNLLLFLVAMMVSLYKIWDLRQFQSGVAVAVFKHHTAPITSVEWHPSDSSVFAASGSDNQVTLLDLAVERETTRNPRKVEKNWKFHHIYSSSAWSEVLVLLLGAHNVRHFLAVGILYSFCELSRKQK